The following is a genomic window from Paenibacillus sp. FSL R5-0766.
TGTTGTCCCGTGAATTCGGGGAGCTGTCTGAGCGGTTGCAAAGCCAATTTGCCGAGGAAATCCTGACTCGTCTTCGTAGTGATATCCAGCAGGTGGAGACACTGGAGGACATTCAAGAGATTTTGCAGGAGTGGCTTAAAGAGGTTTATCGCAATTATGTATCTGTGAATGAAACGAAAAGTCATCGCGCGATGATCAACGAGCTGCGGATATATATTGAAGAGCATTTTGATGATCCGGATCTGTCGCTGAAACATCTGAGTGATCGGTTCCAGATCTCGGGCAAATATGCAAGTTATCTGTTCAAGGAAGAGTTTGAGATGAAGTTTGTTGATTTTCTGGTAAAACTGAGGGTCGAAAAGGCCTGCCGTCTGTTGTCTGCATCCGATATGGCAGTTCAGGATATTGCTCTGCAAGTGGGTTATGCCAATGCCATCTCTTTCGGCAGAGTATTTAAACGGATTATGGGCGTGACACCAGGGGACTATCGCAAGCGGAGTGGAAAACAAGGGGATCAATAACGGAATTGCACGTGTTAGAACATCCGAGTATCGGGTGAAATCCAATAATCTTAGAGATATCAATGAAATCTCCTGTATGAGGCAATAAGGTTTCGTCCCTTATCGTCCTTTGCAGGAGATTTTTTGGCTGTTCAACCACGATCTTAGGCCAGTCTAGCTGGTATATTGTTAAGGAATTTTACGAATGTCCTATACTAGCAGTATGACAATTTATAGATAATAGGGCAGGAGTTGAAGATGGTGTACAAAGGCATGAATCCGAACTTATTCAGGCCATTTCTAAGGCAGGAGCGGCTCAGAACATTCCTGTACGATTTATTTTGGGCGGAATGCACTATGATGAGAAGTATAATGTATTGATTTTGGAACATACGGACACAAGCAACGAACATGTGATGGATCAATTTGCGGGAAATGCCATCGATACGTTGTTTGGTCAAGTGAAGTTTAATCTTCCGCCGAGGAATTAGTGCGTCGAGTCGTTCTACACGTGTTGCTAAACAAGGAGATCACATAAGATGTGGTCTCTTTTTCATTTTTTGAAGAGAAATTCTATGGAAAAAGGATTATTGCAAGATGGGTGATGCCAGATTGGGTATGAGAAATCGACCTTAACACAACATATTATGTTAATATAGTTAACATTAGTGTCGTGAAAATTGTATATTGTCAGGAAATATGTTTATATATCGCGGTATTTAACGTAAAAAAACGTGAATTTACATTTTGAAAATAGTTTATTGTCTAAATATCAGATCATATGTAATGATTAGTGACATTCACAGGTGCAACAAAATGGGATGAACAAAGTGGAGTGGCAATCATGTGAATCCATTCAGAGAGTGTGCGAAAGGGGAAAGGTCAAATGAGATTATTTCAAAGACGTAAGGCAGGCAAGGCAAGTTCAATCCTCGCAGTGGTAACGGCATTCACTCTATTATTATCTGCATGTTCGTCAGGAAGCGAATCAACATCTTCATCTGGAGAGTCGGATTCGGGGGAAAAGACAACTTTGAAAGTAGAAATCTTCGATCGGGGAAATACTCCGGCGGGCTACACCATTTCGGACAGTTATCTGACTCGCTTCATTCAAGAGAAGTTTGGCGATCCAAACAACATCGACGTTCAATTTGTTCCGGTACCACGCTCGGAGGAAGTACAGAAACTTAACGTTCTGATGGCGAGTGGCTCTGAAGTACCTGATATCGTCTTTACCTACGATTCGGGAACATTCAACCGGTATGCAGAGCAAGGAGGTCTGACCGAACTTACGGATCTGATCAATCAAAGTGGTCCTAACCTGAAGAAGTTCCTGGGAGATGAAACGCTGGCCTACGGTCAATACGATGGACAACAGTTCGCGGTTCCGGGTAAACGTCTTGTACTTGGCAAGTACGCATCCTATGTTCGTCAGGACTGGCTGGATGCACTCGGATTGCCTTCCCCTGAGACAGCTGAGGAGCTGCATACAACACTGAAGGCCTTCAAGGAAAAAGATCCGGGTAAAGTCGGTACAGGACTTATTCCGATGGGGATGTCCATTGCCTCGGCTCAATATGAACCACTGATCTGGTCATTCATTGAACCGCTGACGGAAGAACAGAAATATACATTAACGCAGCAACTGGGTTCCAATGACTATCCAACGTTGTTGCCTGGTTTCAAGGACGCTCTGAAATATATGAACACACTTTATAATGAAGGATTAATGAGCAAGGACTTTGGACTCGACAAAGACAAGAAAAAGCTATGGGAAGATGTATCTAACGGGAAAGTTGGATTCTACACAGAGGATGCAGGGGAGATTTATATCTCCGGTACGTACAAAAACCTGCAAACCAATCAACCGGGTGCAGTGATTACACCCATTGATGCATTCAAAAACTCGGAAGGCAAATTCGCCAAACCGGCATATGCACCCAATGCGATGTATGTCATGATCCCGAAATCGAGCAAAAATGCGGAAGCAGCGATGAAGTATCTGGATTGGATGGCTTCGGGCAATAACCTGTTCGATCTGCAATTCGGTGTTGAAAACGAGAACTATGAACTTGTGGATGGGGTACCACTGATCAAAGATGATGCTTCTCCTGAAATCGCAGGCCGTATCTATAATTCCGGTGACATTGCCATCATCGTGAACGGTAAATACGTTGGGGATGACAAGAAAAATGAAGAGGCCTACGTCGTTCAGGTAGAGTCGAAGTATCGGGATGATATGCGCAAGTCGGTAGCGATCTCTAACACGGACACCATTCAACCGGTACGTTTCTCCAAACCGATTGATGCAGAAGCACGTTACGGTAACGGTCTGAAAGACAAGTTCATGGAGTTTTTCGTGAAAACAACCATTTCCAAACCCGCTGATTTTGAAGCCACGTATGACAGCATGATGAAGGACTATATGGCGAGCGGTGGTCAAGCGATCCTGGATGAACGTACAGAAGCTTACAAAGCAATGAAATAAGTAGAGTAGAGATCACATCTAAATGTGTATGACAACAAAGAACAGGGATTTCATTAGGGCGATGGCAACATCGCCTTGATGAAGAATCCTGAATGACATGGGGGGAAGGTTTATGAAAACAAGCATCTATTTCCGCAGAAACTGGCAACTATATGCGTTGCTCCTACTGCCCATGATCTACTTCATTATTTTCAAGTATGGGCCAATGTATGGCGTGCAGATTGCGTTCAAGGATTTTAACTTCTTTCAAGGGATCTCTGGTAGTGAGTGGATTGGTTTGGATGCATTCAGAGAAGTGTTTCAAAATCAGGGGTTCTACACTGCATTACGCAACACGTTAGTGCTAAACATGCTGGATTTACTGGTTTCCTTCCCGGCACCACTTATACTGGCCATCTTATTGTTCGAGCTGAAGAAGGCCTGGTTCAAAAAGTTGGCACAGACTTTACTGTACATTCCTCACTTTATTTCGTGGGTCATTATTGGAGGGATCGTACTTCAGGTATTTGGTACACAATCCGGTTTTATTAACAATATCTTGATGAGCATGGGATTTGATCCATTACCTTTCCTTTCAGACAAAAACTATTGGCTCTTTACGTATCTTGCGGTAGGCGTGTGGCAGAGTGCAGGCTGGGGTACGATTCTGTATCTGGCATCTCTCACGGGCATTAACCGGGAACTCTACGAAGCGGCAGAAGTGGATGGAGCAAGTCGGCTACGCAGAATTTGGCACATCTCCTTGCCAGGCATCAAAACAACGATTGTTACCTTATTGATCATCAATGTCGGCAATATGATCTCCATCGGCTTTGACCGACCATTTATTATCGGAAACGTGGCTGTACGTGAATACTCGGATGTACTTAGCACGTTTGTGTATCGTGTCGGTTTACAGTCTGGTCAGGTTACGCTCGCAACAGCTGTAGGTTTGTTCCAGGCTTTAGTTGGACTTGTCTTCATACTCGGAGCGAATTATACGTCCAAGAAATTAACCGATGAGAGCATTATGTAGTGGATTGAATCACATATGATCTGTAAGGAGTGAGTGAGATGTCTGAAAACACGGCGAATCGAATATTCAACACGGTAAACGTCATTCTTATTGTCATTACGATGGTGCTGTGTCTTGCACCATTCATTCATATTATTGCGATCTCGCTCAGTTCAAACCGGGCGATCGGTTCAGGAGAAGTTTCCTTTTTCCCCAAAGA
Proteins encoded in this region:
- a CDS encoding ABC transporter permease subunit, producing MKTSIYFRRNWQLYALLLLPMIYFIIFKYGPMYGVQIAFKDFNFFQGISGSEWIGLDAFREVFQNQGFYTALRNTLVLNMLDLLVSFPAPLILAILLFELKKAWFKKLAQTLLYIPHFISWVIIGGIVLQVFGTQSGFINNILMSMGFDPLPFLSDKNYWLFTYLAVGVWQSAGWGTILYLASLTGINRELYEAAEVDGASRLRRIWHISLPGIKTTIVTLLIINVGNMISIGFDRPFIIGNVAVREYSDVLSTFVYRVGLQSGQVTLATAVGLFQALVGLVFILGANYTSKKLTDESIM
- a CDS encoding extracellular solute-binding protein → MRLFQRRKAGKASSILAVVTAFTLLLSACSSGSESTSSSGESDSGEKTTLKVEIFDRGNTPAGYTISDSYLTRFIQEKFGDPNNIDVQFVPVPRSEEVQKLNVLMASGSEVPDIVFTYDSGTFNRYAEQGGLTELTDLINQSGPNLKKFLGDETLAYGQYDGQQFAVPGKRLVLGKYASYVRQDWLDALGLPSPETAEELHTTLKAFKEKDPGKVGTGLIPMGMSIASAQYEPLIWSFIEPLTEEQKYTLTQQLGSNDYPTLLPGFKDALKYMNTLYNEGLMSKDFGLDKDKKKLWEDVSNGKVGFYTEDAGEIYISGTYKNLQTNQPGAVITPIDAFKNSEGKFAKPAYAPNAMYVMIPKSSKNAEAAMKYLDWMASGNNLFDLQFGVENENYELVDGVPLIKDDASPEIAGRIYNSGDIAIIVNGKYVGDDKKNEEAYVVQVESKYRDDMRKSVAISNTDTIQPVRFSKPIDAEARYGNGLKDKFMEFFVKTTISKPADFEATYDSMMKDYMASGGQAILDERTEAYKAMK